A single window of Micrococcaceae bacterium Sec5.1 DNA harbors:
- a CDS encoding glycoside hydrolase family 15 protein, giving the protein MARIEDYAIIGDLNTAALVARDGSIDWMCLPRFDSPACFAALLHTPEAGRWLLAPADAGARNSGNCTRRRYRPDTLILETEWEVDGGAVRVTDFMPVRDDAVDLVRIVEGLSGEVAMRGELILRFDYGRVVPWVRRNKHGISAVAGPDSAYLTTPAPLKGQDRRTISEFTVRAGERIPFVLRWAPSHEPEPRRIDAAKAFHATESFWREWIDRSEMEGKYKDPVERSLITLKALTYAPTGGIVAAATTSLPEQLGGSRNWDYRYCWLRDATLTLQSLLAAGYTEEAAAWREWLLRAVAGDPSELQIVYGLDGARRLPEAEIPWLSGYENSMPVRTGNAAAPQLQLDVWGEVLDGLSLTRAASPPGTVDTSWDIQVALMEYLEGAWNQPDNGLWEMRGPRRHFTHSKVMAWVAADRMVKAVRTSGLPGPADRWAALRRQIHSEVMTRGFDEELNSFVQSYGSKELDASLLLIPRVGFLGHRHPRVAGTVKAIQEGLTEDGLVLRYRTESGHDGLPGEEGVFLACSFWLVDALLGIGHTGQATALFERLLTLRNDVGLLSEEWDPRTQRQLGNTPQAFSHFPLIHCALQLHHGEAHGSDTPLRSPKHPEQGTDQLPQQAISESGPGTDHPAPRKRPEPSR; this is encoded by the coding sequence ATGGCCAGAATTGAGGACTATGCAATCATCGGGGACTTGAACACGGCCGCCTTGGTGGCCCGCGATGGATCCATCGACTGGATGTGCCTGCCCCGTTTTGACTCCCCCGCCTGCTTCGCCGCCTTGTTGCATACCCCTGAAGCTGGTCGGTGGCTCCTCGCGCCGGCAGATGCAGGGGCCCGGAACAGTGGAAACTGCACCCGGCGCCGCTACCGTCCGGACACCCTGATCCTGGAAACGGAATGGGAAGTGGACGGCGGCGCAGTCCGTGTCACCGACTTCATGCCCGTCCGGGATGACGCTGTAGATCTCGTTCGGATCGTGGAGGGCCTGTCCGGCGAGGTGGCCATGCGCGGGGAATTGATTCTCCGTTTCGACTACGGTCGCGTGGTGCCGTGGGTACGTCGCAACAAGCACGGAATCAGCGCCGTGGCGGGGCCCGACTCCGCCTATCTCACCACGCCCGCTCCGCTCAAGGGCCAGGACAGGCGCACGATCAGTGAGTTCACAGTGCGGGCCGGGGAACGCATCCCGTTCGTGCTTCGCTGGGCACCAAGCCACGAGCCGGAGCCCCGGCGTATCGACGCCGCCAAAGCATTTCACGCCACGGAATCCTTCTGGCGCGAGTGGATTGACCGAAGCGAGATGGAGGGCAAGTACAAGGATCCGGTGGAGCGATCCCTCATCACCCTCAAGGCCCTGACATATGCCCCGACTGGAGGCATCGTTGCGGCTGCTACAACGTCCCTTCCCGAGCAACTGGGCGGTTCCCGTAATTGGGACTACCGCTATTGCTGGCTGCGGGATGCAACACTGACCCTGCAGTCGTTGCTTGCCGCCGGATACACGGAAGAAGCGGCAGCTTGGCGGGAATGGCTGCTCCGTGCCGTGGCGGGCGATCCTTCGGAGCTGCAAATCGTTTATGGCTTGGACGGCGCCCGCAGATTGCCGGAGGCCGAGATTCCGTGGCTTTCGGGCTACGAAAATTCCATGCCGGTCCGCACCGGGAATGCCGCCGCCCCCCAGCTGCAATTAGACGTTTGGGGTGAGGTGTTGGACGGGCTCTCCCTGACCCGGGCGGCTTCCCCGCCGGGCACCGTTGACACGTCCTGGGACATCCAAGTGGCGTTGATGGAGTACCTGGAAGGGGCTTGGAACCAGCCGGACAACGGGCTGTGGGAGATGCGAGGCCCCCGCAGGCATTTCACGCATTCCAAAGTCATGGCATGGGTAGCTGCAGATCGCATGGTCAAGGCCGTAAGAACCTCGGGGTTGCCCGGTCCCGCGGACCGCTGGGCGGCGCTGCGCAGGCAAATCCACTCGGAGGTTATGACCCGCGGTTTCGATGAAGAGCTCAACAGCTTTGTGCAGTCCTACGGCAGCAAGGAATTGGACGCCAGCCTGCTCTTGATCCCCCGCGTTGGCTTCCTGGGGCACCGCCACCCACGCGTTGCGGGAACGGTGAAAGCCATACAGGAAGGCCTGACCGAGGACGGCCTGGTACTGCGCTACCGAACCGAGTCAGGCCACGACGGCCTGCCCGGCGAAGAGGGAGTCTTCCTTGCGTGCTCGTTCTGGCTGGTGGATGCGCTACTCGGCATTGGCCATACCGGCCAGGCAACGGCGTTGTTCGAGCGGCTGCTTACGCTCCGCAACGATGTCGGGCTGCTCAGCGAGGAATGGGATCCCAGAACCCAGCGCCAACTCGGCAATACTCCCCAGGCGTTCAGCCACTTTCCCCTGATCCACTGCGCCCTGCAACTCCATCACGGCGAAGCCCACGGCAGTGACACGCCGTTGCGCAGCCCGAAACACCCGGAACAAGGTACCGACCAGCTCCCACAACAGGCCATCTCCGAAAGCGGCCCGGGCACCGATCATCCGGCGCCAAGAAAGCGCCCCGAACCCAGCCGCTAA